A DNA window from Fragaria vesca subsp. vesca linkage group LG3, FraVesHawaii_1.0, whole genome shotgun sequence contains the following coding sequences:
- the LOC101292287 gene encoding late embryogenesis abundant protein 1-like — translation MASHKQSYRAGEAKGQTEEKTNQMMESLGEKAQAAKDKTYEAAQTAKEKTKGASQATTQNVQEKAGAAKEKAGAAKDKAWESKEATKDKAWENKEATKDKAWESKEVTKDRASDAAQRAGDKAEYGKERSEGFLQQTGEQVKNMAQGAVNTVKNTLGMAGNDEEDEPVYHKRDRN, via the exons ATGGCATCCCACAAACAGAGCTACAGAGCTGGTGAAGCCAAGGGCCAGACTGAG GAAAAGACGAACCAAATGATGGAGTCACTAGGGGAGAAGGCTCAAGCAGCCAAGGACAAGACCTACGAGGCAGCTCAGACAGCCAAAGAGAAAACAAAAGGTGCTTCCCAAGCAACTACCCAAAATGTCCAAGAGAAGGCAGGAGCTGCAAAGGAGAAGGCAGGAGCTGCAAAAGACAAGGCATGGGAAAGCAAGGAGGCAACTAAGGATAAGGCTTGGGAGAACAAGGAGGCAACTAAGGATAAGGCTTGGGAGAGCAAGGAGGTAACTAAGGATAGGGCCTCGGATGCGGCGCAGAGAGCCGGAGATAAGGCCGAGTACGGCAAGGAGAGGAGTGAGGGGTTTCTGCAACAGACTGGAGAACAGGTGAAGAACATGGCCCAAGGTGCTGTTAATACTGTGAAAAACACACTTGGCATGGCTGGGAATGATGAGGAAGATGAACCTGTTTATCATAAGAGGGACAGGAACTAG
- the LOC101292581 gene encoding E3 ubiquitin-protein ligase SINAT2-like produces MSSGGRFCEDVAESHITLADSDAATSFSDLRTSPFRKALPGLNGNAGMPSNKNVHDLLECPVCMNLMCPPIHQCPNGHTLCSSCKTRVQNCCPTCRNELGNIRCLALEKVAESLDLPCRYQIYGCPDIFPYYSKLKHEKVCKYRPYNCPYAGAECSVTGDIQFLMMHLKNDHKVDMHDGSTFNHRYVKSNPQEVENATWMLTIFNCFGRQFCLHFEAFHIGTAPVYMAFLRFMGDDDEAKQFTYSLEVGGGGRKLTWQGIPRSIRDSHRKVRDSQDGLIIQRNLALFFSGGNRQELKLKVAGRIWKEH; encoded by the exons ATGTCTTCTGGAGGTCGCTTCTGCGAGGATGTGGCTGAGAGTCATATTACATTAGCCGATTCCGATGCAGCGACTTCATTTTCTGATCTACGGACTTCCCCCTTTAGAAAAGCTCTTCCTGGTTTAAATGGAAATGCAGGAATGCCATCAAACAAGAATGTGCATGACCTACTCGAGTGCCCCGTTTGCATGAATTTAATGTGTCCTCCAATTCACCAG TGTCCAAATGGCCATACTTTATGCTCGAGCTGTAAGACTAGAGTGCAGAACTGTTGCCCCACTTGTCGCAATGAGCTTGGAAATATAAGGTGCTTGGCACTGGAGAAAGTAGCAGAGTCCCTGGATCTTCCTTGTAGATATCAAATTTATGGCTGCCCTGATATATTCCCTTACTACAGCAAGTTGAAGCATGAGAAAGTCTGTAAATATCGTCCTTACAACTGCCCTTATGCTGGAGCTGAATGTTCTGTTACTGGAGATATCCAATTCCTTATGATGCATCTTAAAAATGACCACAAGGTTGACATGCATGATGGATCTACTTTCAACCATAGATATGTTAAGTCCAATCCCCAAGAAGTTGAAAATGCTACGTGGATGTTAACT ATCTTTAACTGTTTTGGCCGTCAGTTCTGCTTGCATTTCGAAGCATTCCACATTGGAACAGCCCCTGTATACATGGCCTTCCTTAGATTCATGGGTGATGACGACGAGGCCAAGCAATTCACTTACAGTCTCGAAGTTGGTGGCGGTGGCAGGAAACTAACATGGCAAGGAATTCCGAGGAGTATCCGTGATAGTCACCGAAAAGTTCGTGACAGTCAAGATGGACTGATCATTCAGAGGAACTTAGCACTCTTCTTCTCTGGTGGTAATAGGCAGGAGCTGAAGCTGAAAGTGGCCGGTCGTATATGGAAAGAACACTGA
- the LOC101291998 gene encoding WD repeat-containing protein 43-like has product MKAKRSSKKRAAKELDSPAIKEKVEVGHGEATDGVLTDLNEPTMGEKLASLNIVPDDRVESQNKEGSSLHAMPPSADSVHILLKQALHADDRALLLECLYTQDEKVIAKSVSQLNPAGVLKLLQSLISLVESRGAILACALPWLRSLLLQHASGIVSQESSLSALNSLYQLIESRVSTFPSAVQLSSVLDLLYTGVVDDLDDESGTTGPVIYEDKDSDEEESEDAMETDEDDEDGQDLDAELGGVSDFEGIEGLDDLSD; this is encoded by the exons ATGAAGGCTAAAAGGTCAAGTAAGAAGCGGGCAGCAAAGGAGCTAGATAGTCCTGCTATTAAAGAGAAGGTTGAAGTTG GTCATGGAGAGGCTACAGATGGAGTCCTTACTGATTTGAATGAACCAACCATGGGAGAAAAACTTGCTAGTTTGAATATAGTTCCTGATGATAGAGTGGAGAGTCAAAATAAAGAAGGCTCTTCTCTCCATGCAATGCCTCCAAGTGCAGACTCTGTACATATTTTGCTTAAGCAAGCACTGCACGCTGATGACCGTGCCCTTCTATTAGAGTGCTTATACACCCAAGATGAGAAG GTCATTGCAAAGTCTGTCTCTCAATTGAATCCAGCTGGTGTTTTGAAGCTCTTACAATCTCTCATATCTCTTGTAGAGTCAAG GGGTGCAATTTTGGCATGTGCGCTTCCATGGCTGAGAAGTCTGCTTCTTCAACATGCAAGTGGAATAGTGTCTCAAGAATCTTCATTGAGCGCCTTGAACTCTTTATATCAG CTCATTGAGTCCAGAGTTTCCACTTTTCCATCAGCTGTTCAACTATCAAGTGTCTTAGACTTGCTATATACTGGG GTTGTTGATGATTTGGATGATGAGAGTGGCACTACGGGTCCAGTTATTTACGAGGACAAAGATAGTGATGAAGAGGAATCTGAGGACGCCATGGAAACTGATGAAGACGATGAAGATGGCCAGGATTTGGATGCAGAACTTGGTGGTGTTAGTGATTTTGAAGGAATTGAAGGACTTGATGACCTGAGCGATTGA